A stretch of the Acyrthosiphon pisum isolate AL4f chromosome A2, pea_aphid_22Mar2018_4r6ur, whole genome shotgun sequence genome encodes the following:
- the LOC100161478 gene encoding protein smoothened isoform X3: MKRDRVRSAAAIVFQLLLLCSTPQVLLGLSKSKSKLQYCERPHSRCLDMNHSLSCLGVKLPYTSTSTDLVPDAETPEEAQERLHYWQGLKKVPKCWAAIQPLLCALYMPNCENSSLHLPPQEMCKLIENHCQILKIENSWPAEFNCENDTIYPAKLCKNDLRELKFNSTAGRCESPLVQTYRPEAYHYPNFEGCDLQCYDPLFSMDEHRQIHNLIAWTATIAGLCNIFAILTFMIEWQSLNRYPNIVILYINICFLFICFGWLSQFWSGTRDDIVCRKNGARKTSEPSDEDLSCVINFVFSYYFLIAAFIWFVIFTYSLHTTFQSFGKIQEKVDKKGGYFHLLAWSIPLVFCVVVMVLGEIDGDSVTGTCFVGVNNKIYSIIFVLIPVLISVLIGLFYLVRVLFGLLALKKESTQVISKQAKSKIHSAAIKVIMFMILIVVFVSSMFMCYIYEYNNDHLWKDSLRKYIVCKLGIIPDTDIGNCRIEFKPSVSKKQLYILVLFGNAVLMSFWVWTNQIGNAWCECLIRWLKKLRGHEQKNQDSSKYNKHKLIASAFAKRHQLNSNDFTVTFSKEDPFGLVFGLNSNLTDNISSTWAAALPKFIRRRGALTGEEQLSVSSSCLQSDSEISYSMCRVSVESRSHSLDSTISVKAFEMTRKVRRFSKHVKKKHKRSNKLLCKLPSSQKGSVTSQDINRQRDTELQLTAIPNLERRTASAGIDESLKEQMKTLKTLSISSLSMVNTKLLQMSLKGLTSSNQSEQFILEDFTKYDRRGMYKSVAIVDTDTNTDTEEEKKSSNNSDTD; this comes from the exons ATGAAACGCGACCGCGTGCGGAGCGCCGCCGCCATCGTCTTCCAACTGTTGCTGCTGTGTAGTACGCCACAGGTGTTGTTAGGCTTGTCGAAATCGAAAAGTAAGCTGCAGTACTGCGAGAGGCCGCATTCACGATGCTTGGACATGAACCACTCGTTGTCATGTTTGGGGGTGAAACTGCCTTACACGTCTACCTCTACGGATCTCGTTCCGGATGCCGAAACTCCAGAAGAAGCtcag gagcGATTGCACTATTGGCAAGGGCTCAAAAAAGTTCCAAAATGTTGGGCGGCTATCCAACCACTGTTGTGTGCATTATACATGCCCAATTGCGAGAATAGCAGCTTACATTTACCTCCacag GAAATGTGTAAACTTATTGAAAACCATTGTCAAAttctcaaaattgaaaattcatgGCCTGCAGAATTTAATTGTGAAAATGACACAATCTATCCTGCAAAATTATGCAAG aaTGATTTGCGCGAGTTAAAGTTCAACTCAACGGCTGGTCGTTGTGAATCTCCACTTGTACAAACTTATAGACCTGAAGCTTATCATTATCCTAATTTTGAAGGTTGTGATCTTCAGTGTTATGACCCTTTGTTTTCTATGGATGAACACCGACAAATACATAATCTTATTGCGTGGACTGCTACTATAGCTGGACTTTGTAATATATTTGCTATT ctTACGTTCATGATCGAATGGCAATCATTAAATCGATATCCTAACATTGTAATACtctacataaatatatgttttttattcatatgtTTTGGGTGGTTATCACAATTTTGGTCTGGCACAAGAGATGATATTGTTTGTAGGAAAAATGGTGCTAGAAAAACATCAGAACCTAG tgaTGAAGATCTTTCGTgtgttataaattttgttttctcaTACTACTTTTTAATTGCTGCATTTATTTggtttgttatttttacttacTCTCTTCACACGACATTTCAATCCTTTG gaaaAATCCAAGAAAAGGTTGATAAAAAAGGTGGATATTTTCATTTACTAGCATGGTCTATACCATTAGTGTTTTGTGTTGTCGTGATGGTACTTGGAGAGATTGATGGTGATAGTGTAACTGGCACATGTTTTGTAGgcgtcaataataaaatatatagtattatatttgtactaaTACCAGTATTAATATCTGTCCTGATtggattattttatttggtCCGAGTATTATTTGGACTCTTAGCTTTAAAAAAAGAGAGCACACAAGTAATTTCCAAACAAGCAAAGTCAAAGATTCATTCAGCAGCAATTAAAGTGATAATGTTCATGATATTGATTGTTGTATTTGTTTCATCAATgtttatgtgttatatttacGAATACAATAATGATCATTTATGGAAAGATAGtcttagaaaatatattgt GTGCAAACTTGGCATTATACCAGATACAGATATAGGAAATTGTCGTATTGAGTTTAAACCAAGTGTATCTAAAaaacaactatatatattagTGTTATTTGGAAATGCAGTACTAATGTCATTTTGGGTGTGGACTAATCAAATTGGCAATGCTTGGTGCGAGTGTTTAATTCGTTG gtTAAAGAAATTGCGAGGTCATGAACAGAAAAACCAAGACTCttctaagtataataaacataagtTGATTGCTAGCGCTTTTGCTAAAAGACATCAACTTAATAGTAATGATTTTACtgttacattttcaaaagaAGATCCgtttg GTTTGGTATTTGGTTTAAACAGTAACCTAACAGATAACATAAGTTCTACTTGGGCTGCTGCCTTACCCAAATTTATACGAAGACGTGGAGCATTAACTGGTGAAGAACAACTATCAGTATCATCTTCATGTTTGCAGTCAGACTCAGAAATTAGTTATAGTATGTGTAGAGTTTCTGTGGAATCTCGTAGTCATTCATTAGATTCTACCATATCAGTAAAAGCATTTGAAATGACTCGTAAAGTCCGTCGATTTTCcaaacatgttaaaaaaaaacataaaagaaGTAATAAATTGCTGTGCAAACTACCATCATCTCAGAAGGGAAGTGTCACGTCTCAAGATATAAATCGTCAA CGTGATACAGAATTACAACTAACTGCTATTCCTAATTTAGAAAGAAGAACAGCTTCAGCTGGCATTGATGAGAGTCTTAAAGAGCAAATGAAAACACTGAAAACCCTTTCAATATCATCCTTAAGTATGGTTAATACAAAACTGTTACAGATGAGTCTTAAGGGTTTAACCAGTAGTAATCAATCTGAACAGTTTATACTAGAAGATTTCACTAAATATGACAGAAGAGGGATGTATAAATCAGTTGCTATCGTGGACACAGACACAAACACTGACACGgaggaagaaaaaaaatcatccaaTAACTCTGATACAGATTAG
- the LOC100161478 gene encoding protein smoothened isoform X2 encodes MKRDRVRSAAAIVFQLLLLCSTPQVLLGLSKSKSKLQYCERPHSRCLDMNHSLSCLGVKLPYTSTSTDLVPDAETPEEAQERLHYWQGLKKVPKCWAAIQPLLCALYMPNCENSSLHLPPQEMCKLIENHCQILKIENSWPAEFNCENDTIYPAKLCKNDLRELKFNSTAGRCESPLVQTYRPEAYHYPNFEGCDLQCYDPLFSMDEHRQIHNLIAWTATIAGLCNIFAILTFMIEWQSLNRYPNIVILYINICFLFICFGWLSQFWSGTRDDIVCRKNGARKTSEPSDEDLSCVINFVFSYYFLIAAFIWFVIFTYSLHTTFQSFGKIQEKVDKKGGYFHLLAWSIPLVFCVVVMVLGEIDGDSVTGTCFVGVNNKIYSIIFVLIPVLISVLIGLFYLVRVLFGLLALKKESTQVISKQAKSKIHSAAIKVIMFMILIVVFVSSMFMCYIYEYNNDHLWKDSLRKYIVCKLGIIPDTDIGNCRIEFKPSVSKKQLYILVLFGNAVLMSFWVWTNQIGNAWLKKLRGHEQKNQDSSKYNKHKLIASAFAKRHQLNSNDFTVTFSKEDPFGLVFGLNSNLTDNISSTWAAALPKFIRRRGALTGEEQLSVSSSCLQSDSEISYSMCRVSVESRSHSLDSTISVKAFEMTRKVRRFSKHVKKKHKRSNKLLCKLPSSQKGSVTSQDINRQLTLTFPEFENVCSQRDTELQLTAIPNLERRTASAGIDESLKEQMKTLKTLSISSLSMVNTKLLQMSLKGLTSSNQSEQFILEDFTKYDRRGMYKSVAIVDTDTNTDTEEEKKSSNNSDTD; translated from the exons ATGAAACGCGACCGCGTGCGGAGCGCCGCCGCCATCGTCTTCCAACTGTTGCTGCTGTGTAGTACGCCACAGGTGTTGTTAGGCTTGTCGAAATCGAAAAGTAAGCTGCAGTACTGCGAGAGGCCGCATTCACGATGCTTGGACATGAACCACTCGTTGTCATGTTTGGGGGTGAAACTGCCTTACACGTCTACCTCTACGGATCTCGTTCCGGATGCCGAAACTCCAGAAGAAGCtcag gagcGATTGCACTATTGGCAAGGGCTCAAAAAAGTTCCAAAATGTTGGGCGGCTATCCAACCACTGTTGTGTGCATTATACATGCCCAATTGCGAGAATAGCAGCTTACATTTACCTCCacag GAAATGTGTAAACTTATTGAAAACCATTGTCAAAttctcaaaattgaaaattcatgGCCTGCAGAATTTAATTGTGAAAATGACACAATCTATCCTGCAAAATTATGCAAG aaTGATTTGCGCGAGTTAAAGTTCAACTCAACGGCTGGTCGTTGTGAATCTCCACTTGTACAAACTTATAGACCTGAAGCTTATCATTATCCTAATTTTGAAGGTTGTGATCTTCAGTGTTATGACCCTTTGTTTTCTATGGATGAACACCGACAAATACATAATCTTATTGCGTGGACTGCTACTATAGCTGGACTTTGTAATATATTTGCTATT ctTACGTTCATGATCGAATGGCAATCATTAAATCGATATCCTAACATTGTAATACtctacataaatatatgttttttattcatatgtTTTGGGTGGTTATCACAATTTTGGTCTGGCACAAGAGATGATATTGTTTGTAGGAAAAATGGTGCTAGAAAAACATCAGAACCTAG tgaTGAAGATCTTTCGTgtgttataaattttgttttctcaTACTACTTTTTAATTGCTGCATTTATTTggtttgttatttttacttacTCTCTTCACACGACATTTCAATCCTTTG gaaaAATCCAAGAAAAGGTTGATAAAAAAGGTGGATATTTTCATTTACTAGCATGGTCTATACCATTAGTGTTTTGTGTTGTCGTGATGGTACTTGGAGAGATTGATGGTGATAGTGTAACTGGCACATGTTTTGTAGgcgtcaataataaaatatatagtattatatttgtactaaTACCAGTATTAATATCTGTCCTGATtggattattttatttggtCCGAGTATTATTTGGACTCTTAGCTTTAAAAAAAGAGAGCACACAAGTAATTTCCAAACAAGCAAAGTCAAAGATTCATTCAGCAGCAATTAAAGTGATAATGTTCATGATATTGATTGTTGTATTTGTTTCATCAATgtttatgtgttatatttacGAATACAATAATGATCATTTATGGAAAGATAGtcttagaaaatatattgt GTGCAAACTTGGCATTATACCAGATACAGATATAGGAAATTGTCGTATTGAGTTTAAACCAAGTGTATCTAAAaaacaactatatatattagTGTTATTTGGAAATGCAGTACTAATGTCATTTTGGGTGTGGACTAATCAAATTGGCAATGCTTG gtTAAAGAAATTGCGAGGTCATGAACAGAAAAACCAAGACTCttctaagtataataaacataagtTGATTGCTAGCGCTTTTGCTAAAAGACATCAACTTAATAGTAATGATTTTACtgttacattttcaaaagaAGATCCgtttg GTTTGGTATTTGGTTTAAACAGTAACCTAACAGATAACATAAGTTCTACTTGGGCTGCTGCCTTACCCAAATTTATACGAAGACGTGGAGCATTAACTGGTGAAGAACAACTATCAGTATCATCTTCATGTTTGCAGTCAGACTCAGAAATTAGTTATAGTATGTGTAGAGTTTCTGTGGAATCTCGTAGTCATTCATTAGATTCTACCATATCAGTAAAAGCATTTGAAATGACTCGTAAAGTCCGTCGATTTTCcaaacatgttaaaaaaaaacataaaagaaGTAATAAATTGCTGTGCAAACTACCATCATCTCAGAAGGGAAGTGTCACGTCTCAAGATATAAATCGTCAA TTAACGTTGACATTTCCTGAATTTGAAAATGTGTGTTCACAGCGTGATACAGAATTACAACTAACTGCTATTCCTAATTTAGAAAGAAGAACAGCTTCAGCTGGCATTGATGAGAGTCTTAAAGAGCAAATGAAAACACTGAAAACCCTTTCAATATCATCCTTAAGTATGGTTAATACAAAACTGTTACAGATGAGTCTTAAGGGTTTAACCAGTAGTAATCAATCTGAACAGTTTATACTAGAAGATTTCACTAAATATGACAGAAGAGGGATGTATAAATCAGTTGCTATCGTGGACACAGACACAAACACTGACACGgaggaagaaaaaaaatcatccaaTAACTCTGATACAGATTAG
- the LOC100161478 gene encoding protein smoothened isoform X1, with product MKRDRVRSAAAIVFQLLLLCSTPQVLLGLSKSKSKLQYCERPHSRCLDMNHSLSCLGVKLPYTSTSTDLVPDAETPEEAQERLHYWQGLKKVPKCWAAIQPLLCALYMPNCENSSLHLPPQEMCKLIENHCQILKIENSWPAEFNCENDTIYPAKLCKNDLRELKFNSTAGRCESPLVQTYRPEAYHYPNFEGCDLQCYDPLFSMDEHRQIHNLIAWTATIAGLCNIFAILTFMIEWQSLNRYPNIVILYINICFLFICFGWLSQFWSGTRDDIVCRKNGARKTSEPSDEDLSCVINFVFSYYFLIAAFIWFVIFTYSLHTTFQSFGKIQEKVDKKGGYFHLLAWSIPLVFCVVVMVLGEIDGDSVTGTCFVGVNNKIYSIIFVLIPVLISVLIGLFYLVRVLFGLLALKKESTQVISKQAKSKIHSAAIKVIMFMILIVVFVSSMFMCYIYEYNNDHLWKDSLRKYIVCKLGIIPDTDIGNCRIEFKPSVSKKQLYILVLFGNAVLMSFWVWTNQIGNAWCECLIRWLKKLRGHEQKNQDSSKYNKHKLIASAFAKRHQLNSNDFTVTFSKEDPFGLVFGLNSNLTDNISSTWAAALPKFIRRRGALTGEEQLSVSSSCLQSDSEISYSMCRVSVESRSHSLDSTISVKAFEMTRKVRRFSKHVKKKHKRSNKLLCKLPSSQKGSVTSQDINRQLTLTFPEFENVCSQRDTELQLTAIPNLERRTASAGIDESLKEQMKTLKTLSISSLSMVNTKLLQMSLKGLTSSNQSEQFILEDFTKYDRRGMYKSVAIVDTDTNTDTEEEKKSSNNSDTD from the exons ATGAAACGCGACCGCGTGCGGAGCGCCGCCGCCATCGTCTTCCAACTGTTGCTGCTGTGTAGTACGCCACAGGTGTTGTTAGGCTTGTCGAAATCGAAAAGTAAGCTGCAGTACTGCGAGAGGCCGCATTCACGATGCTTGGACATGAACCACTCGTTGTCATGTTTGGGGGTGAAACTGCCTTACACGTCTACCTCTACGGATCTCGTTCCGGATGCCGAAACTCCAGAAGAAGCtcag gagcGATTGCACTATTGGCAAGGGCTCAAAAAAGTTCCAAAATGTTGGGCGGCTATCCAACCACTGTTGTGTGCATTATACATGCCCAATTGCGAGAATAGCAGCTTACATTTACCTCCacag GAAATGTGTAAACTTATTGAAAACCATTGTCAAAttctcaaaattgaaaattcatgGCCTGCAGAATTTAATTGTGAAAATGACACAATCTATCCTGCAAAATTATGCAAG aaTGATTTGCGCGAGTTAAAGTTCAACTCAACGGCTGGTCGTTGTGAATCTCCACTTGTACAAACTTATAGACCTGAAGCTTATCATTATCCTAATTTTGAAGGTTGTGATCTTCAGTGTTATGACCCTTTGTTTTCTATGGATGAACACCGACAAATACATAATCTTATTGCGTGGACTGCTACTATAGCTGGACTTTGTAATATATTTGCTATT ctTACGTTCATGATCGAATGGCAATCATTAAATCGATATCCTAACATTGTAATACtctacataaatatatgttttttattcatatgtTTTGGGTGGTTATCACAATTTTGGTCTGGCACAAGAGATGATATTGTTTGTAGGAAAAATGGTGCTAGAAAAACATCAGAACCTAG tgaTGAAGATCTTTCGTgtgttataaattttgttttctcaTACTACTTTTTAATTGCTGCATTTATTTggtttgttatttttacttacTCTCTTCACACGACATTTCAATCCTTTG gaaaAATCCAAGAAAAGGTTGATAAAAAAGGTGGATATTTTCATTTACTAGCATGGTCTATACCATTAGTGTTTTGTGTTGTCGTGATGGTACTTGGAGAGATTGATGGTGATAGTGTAACTGGCACATGTTTTGTAGgcgtcaataataaaatatatagtattatatttgtactaaTACCAGTATTAATATCTGTCCTGATtggattattttatttggtCCGAGTATTATTTGGACTCTTAGCTTTAAAAAAAGAGAGCACACAAGTAATTTCCAAACAAGCAAAGTCAAAGATTCATTCAGCAGCAATTAAAGTGATAATGTTCATGATATTGATTGTTGTATTTGTTTCATCAATgtttatgtgttatatttacGAATACAATAATGATCATTTATGGAAAGATAGtcttagaaaatatattgt GTGCAAACTTGGCATTATACCAGATACAGATATAGGAAATTGTCGTATTGAGTTTAAACCAAGTGTATCTAAAaaacaactatatatattagTGTTATTTGGAAATGCAGTACTAATGTCATTTTGGGTGTGGACTAATCAAATTGGCAATGCTTGGTGCGAGTGTTTAATTCGTTG gtTAAAGAAATTGCGAGGTCATGAACAGAAAAACCAAGACTCttctaagtataataaacataagtTGATTGCTAGCGCTTTTGCTAAAAGACATCAACTTAATAGTAATGATTTTACtgttacattttcaaaagaAGATCCgtttg GTTTGGTATTTGGTTTAAACAGTAACCTAACAGATAACATAAGTTCTACTTGGGCTGCTGCCTTACCCAAATTTATACGAAGACGTGGAGCATTAACTGGTGAAGAACAACTATCAGTATCATCTTCATGTTTGCAGTCAGACTCAGAAATTAGTTATAGTATGTGTAGAGTTTCTGTGGAATCTCGTAGTCATTCATTAGATTCTACCATATCAGTAAAAGCATTTGAAATGACTCGTAAAGTCCGTCGATTTTCcaaacatgttaaaaaaaaacataaaagaaGTAATAAATTGCTGTGCAAACTACCATCATCTCAGAAGGGAAGTGTCACGTCTCAAGATATAAATCGTCAA TTAACGTTGACATTTCCTGAATTTGAAAATGTGTGTTCACAGCGTGATACAGAATTACAACTAACTGCTATTCCTAATTTAGAAAGAAGAACAGCTTCAGCTGGCATTGATGAGAGTCTTAAAGAGCAAATGAAAACACTGAAAACCCTTTCAATATCATCCTTAAGTATGGTTAATACAAAACTGTTACAGATGAGTCTTAAGGGTTTAACCAGTAGTAATCAATCTGAACAGTTTATACTAGAAGATTTCACTAAATATGACAGAAGAGGGATGTATAAATCAGTTGCTATCGTGGACACAGACACAAACACTGACACGgaggaagaaaaaaaatcatccaaTAACTCTGATACAGATTAG